In the Micromonospora narathiwatensis genome, one interval contains:
- a CDS encoding serine hydrolase domain-containing protein, with protein sequence MSVAVSTDPVRIGFDPARLARIDEHFGRYVDDGRLAGWQIVVTRRGEIAHSTVYGLRDREAGAPVEPDTLWRIYSMTKPITSVAAMMLWEEGRFELNDPISRWLPEFADVRVYDKGSVLKPYTAPAVEPIRVWHLLTHTAGLTYGFAQSTVVDGLYRAAGFDLSVPPGMDLAAASAGLARLPLLFQPGTSWNYGVSTDVLGRLVEVVSGQRLDTFFAERILRPLGMTDTRWWVDEPDAKRLAALYAPHPSTGQTMRQDGIGRAALTEPGWFSGGGGLVSTAADYHRFTQFLLRGGELDGVRLLGPRTVRFMTRNHLPDGRDLASFEPQGFAETVLDGIGFGLGFAVVLDPVPARVPSSVGEYYWGGLASTAFWVDPVEEVTALLFTQLMPSSTYPLRSQLRQLVYSALID encoded by the coding sequence GTGAGCGTCGCAGTGAGCACCGACCCGGTCCGTATCGGCTTCGACCCCGCCCGGCTGGCGCGGATCGACGAGCACTTCGGCAGGTACGTCGATGACGGCCGGCTCGCCGGCTGGCAGATCGTGGTGACCCGCCGGGGCGAGATCGCCCACTCGACCGTGTACGGGCTGCGTGACCGGGAGGCCGGCGCGCCGGTCGAGCCGGACACCCTGTGGCGCATCTACTCGATGACCAAGCCGATCACCTCGGTCGCGGCGATGATGCTGTGGGAGGAGGGGCGGTTCGAGCTGAACGATCCGATCAGCCGCTGGCTGCCGGAGTTCGCCGACGTCCGGGTCTACGACAAGGGCTCGGTACTCAAGCCGTACACGGCGCCCGCGGTCGAGCCGATCCGGGTCTGGCACCTGCTCACCCACACCGCCGGCCTGACGTACGGCTTCGCGCAGAGCACGGTGGTCGACGGCCTGTACCGGGCGGCGGGCTTCGACCTGAGCGTGCCTCCCGGCATGGACCTGGCGGCGGCCTCCGCCGGCCTGGCCCGGCTGCCGTTGCTCTTCCAGCCGGGCACGAGCTGGAACTACGGGGTCTCCACCGACGTGCTGGGTCGGCTGGTCGAGGTGGTCTCCGGGCAGCGCCTGGACACCTTCTTCGCCGAGCGGATCCTGCGGCCACTGGGCATGACCGACACCCGCTGGTGGGTCGACGAGCCGGACGCCAAGCGGCTGGCCGCGCTCTACGCGCCGCACCCGAGCACCGGGCAGACGATGCGTCAGGACGGCATCGGCCGCGCCGCGCTGACCGAGCCGGGCTGGTTCTCCGGCGGTGGCGGGCTGGTCTCCACGGCCGCCGACTACCACCGCTTCACCCAGTTCCTGCTGCGCGGCGGCGAACTGGACGGGGTACGCCTGCTGGGGCCCCGGACGGTGCGCTTCATGACCCGCAACCATCTGCCCGACGGGCGCGACCTGGCCTCGTTCGAGCCGCAGGGCTTCGCCGAGACGGTGCTCGACGGCATCGGCTTCGGCCTCGGCTTCGCGGTGGTGCTGGACCCGGTGCCGGCCCGGGTGCCGAGCAGCGTGGGCGAGTACTACTGGGGTGGGCTGGCCAGCACCGCGTTCTGGGTGGACCCGGTGGAGGAGGTCACCGCGCTGCTGTTCACCCAGCTCATGCCGTCCAGCACGTACCCGCTGCGCTCGCAGCTGCGCCAGCTGGTCTACTCCGCGCTGATCGACTGA
- a CDS encoding pentapeptide repeat-containing protein, whose translation MPQLTEDVTYRDEDWYAEELVERHFVRCSFFHVDLTEAVSQGAVFTECVFGNVALNASRHTDSAFTRCTFKRCNLFEAEFTGCKLVGSSFEECDLRPLRVSGGDWSFVAMPRADLRGVRVTDVRMREVDLTGADLTGATVTGVDLSGAQLHAAKLVRADLRGSDLTALDPTTVERAGAVIDVGQAIVLAQALGFEIR comes from the coding sequence ATGCCGCAGCTCACCGAGGACGTCACCTACCGTGACGAGGACTGGTACGCCGAGGAACTGGTCGAACGGCACTTCGTCCGCTGCTCCTTCTTCCACGTCGACCTCACCGAGGCGGTCAGCCAGGGGGCCGTCTTCACCGAGTGCGTCTTCGGCAACGTCGCCCTCAACGCCTCCCGGCACACCGACTCGGCCTTCACCCGCTGCACCTTCAAGCGGTGCAACCTCTTCGAGGCCGAGTTCACCGGCTGCAAGCTGGTCGGCAGCAGCTTCGAGGAGTGCGATCTGCGCCCGCTGCGGGTCAGCGGCGGCGACTGGTCCTTCGTCGCCATGCCCCGGGCCGACCTGCGCGGGGTACGCGTCACCGACGTACGCATGCGCGAGGTCGACCTGACCGGCGCGGACCTGACCGGGGCCACCGTCACCGGGGTCGACCTCTCCGGCGCCCAGTTGCACGCCGCCAAGCTGGTCCGCGCCGACCTGCGCGGCAGCGACCTGACCGCGCTGGATCCGACGACGGTCGAGCGGGCCGGGGCGGTCATCGACGTCGGGCAGGCGATCGTGCTCGCCCAGGCGCTGGGCTTCGAGATCCGGTGA
- the dacB gene encoding D-alanyl-D-alanine carboxypeptidase/D-alanyl-D-alanine endopeptidase: MHRRRFSQALAVLVLVATAATTGAPTATAESPTPARIRLAATIDAILADSRLDGAQAGVVVVDTATGQTRYDRNGGRRLIPASNTKLLTSAAAMELLGPGHRFTTDVVSDGVRRGGLLSGNLYLRGGGDPTTLAEDYDRLAAQVATGGVRVVTGNLVADDTRYDRTRLGPDWTWDDESYYYAAQVSALTVAPDTDYDAGTVIVHAAPAARPGSPPAVTMTPPNGWLRVDNRAETVATGQTTLSFEREHGANTIVVTGQIAVGDEPTSEWMTVWEPTGYAADIFRSALRRHGVRVLGRTVLGEAAPHDAATVARHDSMPLAELMVPFLKLSNNGHAEVLTKELGRVLSGSGTWSAGLAAIGNYVGGAGVDTGTLRQRDGSGLSRRNLVPPAQFVSLLVAARAEPWFDTWYAALPLAGNAERFVGGTLRSRMRGTPAANNVHAKTGSLTGVSSLSGYVTDADGHLLAFSIVLNNYLTSSVKSLEDQIAIALASYTEKGATTTRLVGPTTTESPHVPDGLECSWVKPIVC, encoded by the coding sequence ATGCATCGTCGTCGTTTTTCCCAGGCGCTCGCGGTGCTGGTCCTGGTCGCCACCGCGGCCACCACCGGCGCCCCCACCGCCACCGCCGAGTCGCCCACCCCCGCGCGGATCCGGCTGGCCGCCACCATCGACGCGATCCTCGCCGACTCCCGGCTGGACGGCGCACAGGCGGGCGTGGTCGTGGTGGACACCGCCACCGGGCAGACCCGCTACGACCGCAACGGCGGCCGACGGCTGATCCCCGCCTCCAACACCAAGCTGCTCACCTCGGCGGCGGCGATGGAACTGCTCGGACCGGGTCACCGCTTCACCACCGACGTGGTCAGCGACGGCGTACGCCGGGGCGGGCTGCTCTCCGGCAACCTGTACCTGCGCGGCGGCGGCGACCCGACCACGCTGGCCGAGGACTACGACCGGCTGGCCGCGCAGGTCGCGACCGGGGGCGTACGGGTGGTGACCGGCAACCTGGTCGCCGACGACACCCGGTACGACCGGACCCGGCTGGGACCGGACTGGACCTGGGACGACGAGTCCTACTACTACGCGGCACAGGTCTCCGCGCTGACCGTCGCCCCGGACACCGACTACGACGCCGGCACCGTGATCGTGCACGCCGCCCCGGCCGCCCGCCCCGGTTCGCCACCGGCGGTGACGATGACGCCGCCCAACGGCTGGCTGCGCGTCGACAACCGGGCCGAGACGGTCGCCACCGGCCAGACCACCCTCTCCTTCGAACGCGAGCACGGCGCCAACACCATCGTGGTGACCGGGCAGATCGCCGTCGGCGACGAGCCGACCAGCGAATGGATGACGGTCTGGGAGCCGACCGGGTACGCCGCCGACATCTTCCGGTCGGCCCTGCGACGGCACGGGGTACGCGTCCTCGGCCGGACCGTGCTCGGCGAGGCCGCCCCGCACGACGCGGCGACCGTCGCCCGGCACGACTCGATGCCGCTGGCCGAGCTGATGGTGCCGTTCCTCAAGCTCTCGAACAACGGCCACGCGGAGGTGCTGACCAAGGAGTTGGGGCGGGTCCTGTCCGGCTCCGGCACCTGGTCGGCCGGCCTCGCCGCGATCGGCAACTACGTCGGAGGCGCCGGCGTGGACACCGGGACGCTGCGCCAGCGCGACGGCTCGGGCCTCTCCCGGCGCAATCTGGTCCCGCCGGCCCAGTTCGTGTCGCTGCTCGTGGCGGCCCGCGCCGAGCCGTGGTTCGACACCTGGTACGCGGCCCTGCCGCTGGCCGGCAACGCCGAGCGCTTCGTCGGCGGTACGCTGCGCAGCCGGATGCGGGGCACTCCCGCGGCGAACAACGTGCACGCCAAGACGGGCAGCCTGACCGGGGTGTCCAGCCTCTCCGGCTACGTCACCGACGCCGACGGCCACCTGCTGGCCTTCTCGATCGTGCTGAACAACTACCTGACCTCGTCGGTCAAGTCGCTGGAGGACCAGATCGCGATCGCCCTGGCGTCGTACACGGAGAAGGGGGCGACCACGACGCGGCTGGTCGGGCCGACGACGACCGAATCACCGCACGTGCCGGACGGCCTGGAGTGCTCCTGGGTCAAGCCGATCGTCTGCTGA
- a CDS encoding iron-sulfur cluster biosynthesis family protein yields the protein MLTMTDNAVLVIRDLTEQQDVADGGGLRIAADAAAGSLSIELVPQPVQGDEVVDNQGARIFLDADAAQLLNDTSVDAVVDEEGIVQFGFTAKE from the coding sequence ATGCTGACCATGACCGACAACGCCGTCCTGGTGATCCGCGACCTGACCGAGCAGCAGGACGTCGCCGATGGCGGCGGGCTGCGCATCGCCGCCGACGCCGCGGCCGGCTCGCTCTCCATCGAGCTGGTGCCGCAGCCGGTGCAGGGCGACGAGGTGGTCGACAACCAGGGGGCCCGGATCTTCCTCGACGCCGACGCCGCCCAACTGCTCAACGACACCTCCGTCGACGCGGTCGTCGACGAGGAGGGCATCGTGCAGTTCGGCTTCACCGCGAAGGAGTGA
- a CDS encoding beta family protein, which yields MVPAHDGRAAEPVYQPVLVGRRGALEALAHLDDATAPLLAPVLDVHAFDPYTMDLLGRLPAGLLPAVDVSALPDGPESELVRWGVPLVPVIGLAEHHRRLVAHGAAARAYARRAVVRLRTGQDRAGPDATTGAVERVWRLARLVPEQCDLLIDAGDVCCPADVRLAEPRIRRLADWSRRHAWRSVTVLAGGIPPTLARLPTDEPVRLDRFDWRLWQRLSDLGVGYGDYGVDCAVPGSDGPADRLPTLRYATDDAWWIYRWSRRGGRGDERFADLCRTLVSAPHWPAAGAGFSWGDHEILRRARHGAGAGSPANWLAWSTSHHLAHVLAALRRPGWEQRGGPWPAGQYGPERGRHPRGGAARRAG from the coding sequence ATGGTGCCCGCCCACGACGGCCGGGCGGCGGAACCGGTCTACCAGCCCGTGCTGGTCGGTCGCCGGGGTGCGCTGGAGGCACTGGCCCATCTCGACGACGCCACCGCTCCGCTGCTCGCTCCGGTCCTCGACGTCCACGCGTTCGATCCGTACACCATGGACCTGCTCGGCCGACTGCCCGCCGGGCTGCTCCCCGCCGTCGACGTCTCGGCGCTGCCGGACGGTCCGGAGAGCGAGCTGGTCCGCTGGGGCGTACCGCTGGTGCCGGTGATCGGGCTGGCGGAGCACCACCGGCGGTTGGTGGCGCACGGCGCCGCCGCGCGCGCGTACGCCCGGCGGGCGGTGGTGCGGCTGCGGACCGGGCAGGATCGGGCCGGCCCGGACGCGACGACCGGCGCGGTGGAGCGCGTCTGGCGGCTGGCCCGGCTGGTGCCGGAGCAGTGCGATCTGCTGATCGACGCGGGGGACGTGTGCTGTCCGGCCGACGTACGGCTGGCCGAGCCCCGGATCCGGCGGCTGGCCGACTGGTCCCGGCGGCACGCCTGGCGCTCGGTCACCGTGCTCGCCGGCGGGATACCGCCCACGCTGGCCCGCCTGCCCACCGACGAGCCGGTACGCCTCGACCGCTTCGACTGGCGGCTCTGGCAACGGCTGTCCGACCTCGGCGTCGGGTACGGCGACTACGGCGTCGACTGCGCGGTGCCCGGCTCGGACGGGCCGGCCGACCGGCTGCCGACGCTGCGGTACGCCACGGACGACGCGTGGTGGATCTACCGCTGGTCGCGGCGGGGTGGCCGGGGCGACGAGCGGTTCGCCGACCTGTGCCGCACGCTCGTGTCGGCCCCGCACTGGCCGGCCGCCGGGGCCGGCTTCTCCTGGGGTGACCACGAGATCCTGCGGCGGGCCCGGCACGGCGCGGGTGCCGGCTCGCCGGCCAACTGGCTCGCCTGGAGCACGTCCCACCACCTGGCGCACGTGCTGGCCGCGCTGCGACGTCCCGGGTGGGAGCAGCGCGGTGGGCCGTGGCCCGCCGGTCAGTACGGGCCGGAGCGGGGCCGCCACCCGCGTGGCGGGGCGGCGCGACGGGCCGGGTGA